The following proteins are encoded in a genomic region of Nicotiana sylvestris chromosome 4, ASM39365v2, whole genome shotgun sequence:
- the LOC104248306 gene encoding ras-related protein Rab11D, producing MASGYGDASQKIDYVFKVVLIGDSAVGKSQILARFARNEFSLDSKATIGVEFQTRTLVIQHKSVKAQIWDTAGQERYRAVTSAYYRGAVGAMLVYDITKRQTFDHIPRWLEELRAHADRNIVIMLIGNKTDLEDQRAVPTEDAKEFAQKEGLFFLETSAMEATNVEDAFLTVLTEIFNIVNKKNLAADDNQSNGNPASLTGKKILVPGPGQVIPEKKACCSS from the exons ATGGCGAGTGGGTATGGGGATGCGAGCCAGAAGATAGACTATGTATTCAAAGTGGTGTTAATCGGTGACTCAGCTGTAGGCAAGTCTCAGATACTGGCTCGATTTGCTCGTAATGAATTTAGCCTGGATTCTAAGGCCACAATTGGGGTTGAGTTCCAGACACGAACCCTAGTCATTCAACACAAGTCTGTTAAAGCTCAGATCTGGGATACTGCTGGTCAAGAACG ATATAGAGCTGTCACAAGTGCATACTACAGGGGAGCTGTTGGAGCTATGTTGGTTTATGACATAACGAAACGCCAAACCTTTGACCACATACCCCGTTGGCTGGAAGAGTTGCGTGCACATGCCGATAGGAATATCGTGATCATGCTGATCGGAAACAAAACAGATCTTGAAGACCAACGAGCTGTCCCTACTGAAGATGCTAAAGAATTTGCCCAGAAAGAAGGATTATTCTTCTTGGAGACTTCTGCAATGGAAGCGACAAACGTGGAGGACGCATTCTTGACTGTGTTGACAGAGATCTTCAACATTGTAAACAAGAAGAATCTTGCTGCAGATGATAATCAATCCAATGGCAATCCTGCATCTTTAACTGGAAAGAAGATTCTTGTACCTGGTCCTGGACAAGTTATCCCAGAAAAGAAAGCATGTTGTAGTTCTTGA
- the LOC138889228 gene encoding uncharacterized protein, which translates to MPQKLYTRSTTLYLHVHLWQNVKRTFKKYHKQLKDTFFALARAYIIEKFDCHMIEMCKIDPRVQPYLFEIGHERWCRTYSKVKRSMLMTSNIAESINAANKDARELPVMRLLEYMTNLLQQWNNKNRKFAMETSTELGKKYDKLLRENLIAPERMTVRPVTPLSLHNIPEGGVV; encoded by the exons ATGCCACAAAAGCTGTATACCAGAAGTACCACATTGTATTTGCATGTTCACTTGTGGCAGAATGTAAAGCGCACATTCAAGAAATATCACAAACAATTGAAGGATACCTTTTTTGCTTTGGCTAGAGCTTACATAATAGAGAAGTTTGATTGCCATATGATAGAGATGTGCAAAATTGATCCAAGGGTGCAGCCTTACTTGTTCGAAATTGGCCACGAAAGGTGGTGTAGGACATACTCCAAAGTGAAAAGGTCGATGCTAATGACTTCTAATATTGCAGAGTCAATTAATGCAGCAAACAAGGATGCTAGAGAGTTACCAGTAATGCGATTGCTGGAGTACATGACAAATTTGCTACAGCAGTGGAAcaacaaaaacagaaaatttgCAATGGAGACATCTACAGAGCTTGGCAAAAAGTACGACAAACTCCTTCGGGAAAATCTGATTGCACCGGAGCGAATGACG GTGAGGCCTGTCACACCTCTTTCTTTACACAACATTCCGGAGGGGGGCGTAGTGTAA